The following proteins come from a genomic window of Paenibacillus spongiae:
- a CDS encoding 2-oxoacid:acceptor oxidoreductase family protein, translating to MTVLPKQNELGFFEIRLESIGGLGANLAGKMLAEAGVVGSGFNGVSFSSYGSEKKGSPVKAHIRFCDMDTNIRDTTPVERPHIVGIFHENLSKTVNVISGIYEDSVVLVNSSKNTEQLREKMKLLGGTIAVVDATGIALEEKNRVNMAMLGGLFRLCSFLDYEHMKVIIRKSLEKKYPQAVEPALRTFERGYNEVQSQTFAVPEGMTMPSPTRWDIPALGYATQPMGGTIVNPGNSVLKDLSISREGMMPHFDEEKCIHCAACDTACPDFCFVWEEQPDKKGRLQMFLQGIDYQYCKGCLKCVVACPTEALQSARETDGYGEANRVPHRFQWANG from the coding sequence TTGACGGTTCTTCCAAAACAAAACGAACTCGGGTTCTTCGAGATTCGCCTGGAGTCGATCGGCGGACTCGGGGCCAATCTGGCCGGTAAAATGCTGGCTGAAGCGGGTGTGGTTGGAAGCGGATTCAATGGCGTTAGTTTTTCTTCCTACGGTTCTGAGAAGAAGGGTTCTCCGGTCAAGGCGCATATCCGGTTTTGCGATATGGATACGAATATCCGGGATACAACGCCGGTAGAAAGACCGCATATCGTCGGTATCTTCCACGAAAATTTGTCCAAGACGGTCAATGTCATCAGCGGCATCTACGAAGATAGCGTCGTGCTCGTCAACTCCTCCAAAAATACGGAACAGCTCAGAGAGAAGATGAAGCTTCTCGGCGGCACCATTGCGGTCGTCGATGCAACAGGCATTGCACTCGAAGAGAAGAATCGCGTCAATATGGCGATGCTGGGCGGTTTGTTCCGGCTTTGCAGCTTCCTTGATTATGAGCATATGAAAGTCATTATCCGAAAATCACTCGAGAAGAAATATCCGCAAGCCGTGGAACCGGCTTTGCGAACCTTTGAGCGGGGCTATAACGAGGTTCAGTCCCAAACCTTCGCCGTTCCCGAAGGGATGACGATGCCTTCGCCGACGCGCTGGGACATTCCGGCGCTTGGTTACGCCACGCAGCCGATGGGCGGGACGATCGTCAATCCGGGCAACAGCGTTCTGAAGGATTTGAGCATATCCCGGGAAGGCATGATGCCGCATTTTGATGAAGAGAAGTGCATTCACTGCGCGGCATGCGATACCGCATGTCCGGACTTTTGCTTCGTATGGGAGGAACAGCCCGACAAGAAGGGGCGTCTGCAGATGTTTCTGCAGGGAATCGATTATCAATACTGCAAGGGCTGTTTGAAATGCGTCGTGGCCTGTCCGACCGAAGCGCTTCAATCGGCGCGCGAGACGGACGGCTATGGCGAAGCGAATCGCGTGCCGCATCGGTTCCAGTGGGCGAACGGGTAA
- a CDS encoding polysaccharide deacetylase family protein, which produces MTTATALGYGPQDRLLIVNADDFGLCHSTNLGIERLLVDGIVSSATLMMPCGWAREAAQWSARHPHLDVGVHFTFTSEWDAMKWGPVYRGGSTLSLVTAEGYFQRDVKRFERQADSSEVRCELTAQVEMALALGVNVTHADNHMGSLYGLQLGRHFLKEVFEVCAQYGLPFRLPRYLLLESGQVAPPELAKQAGEMAELADSMGVVVLDYLLGLPFRAASGETYDEMKGQMIAILGNLHPGVSEIILHPSLVTDELNAFHGAPARRGMEMELFRDPDIRRKIQSEGIIPVRWRDLRDLQRRS; this is translated from the coding sequence ATGACTACAGCTACGGCACTTGGTTACGGACCGCAGGATCGTCTTCTTATCGTGAACGCCGACGATTTCGGATTATGCCATTCCACGAATCTTGGCATCGAACGTCTGCTTGTGGACGGCATCGTTTCCTCCGCCACGCTTATGATGCCATGCGGCTGGGCAAGAGAAGCGGCGCAATGGAGTGCGCGGCATCCTCATCTTGACGTTGGCGTTCATTTCACGTTTACGAGCGAATGGGATGCGATGAAATGGGGACCTGTCTACCGGGGCGGATCGACGCTATCGCTGGTGACGGCTGAAGGATACTTCCAACGGGATGTGAAACGGTTCGAGAGGCAAGCGGATTCCTCGGAAGTGCGCTGCGAGTTAACCGCTCAGGTGGAGATGGCTCTGGCGCTAGGCGTGAACGTGACGCATGCCGATAATCATATGGGAAGCCTATACGGTCTTCAATTAGGCCGGCACTTCTTGAAGGAAGTGTTCGAGGTATGCGCCCAATACGGGCTTCCATTCCGCTTGCCGAGGTATCTGCTGCTTGAGAGCGGGCAGGTTGCGCCCCCCGAATTGGCGAAGCAAGCGGGCGAGATGGCGGAGCTGGCCGATTCGATGGGAGTCGTCGTATTGGATTATTTATTAGGTCTTCCCTTCCGGGCTGCATCCGGTGAAACCTATGATGAGATGAAGGGGCAGATGATTGCGATTCTGGGCAATCTGCATCCCGGCGTATCCGAGATCATCCTGCATCCTTCGCTCGTTACGGATGAGCTGAACGCCTTTCATGGTGCGCCGGCCCGCCGCGGTATGGAGATGGAGCTGTTTCGGGATCCGGACATCCGCCGGAAGATTCAATCCGAGGGCATCATTCCTGTCCGATGGCGTGACCTTCGCGATTTGCAGCGCCGTTCCTGA
- a CDS encoding MOSC domain-containing protein, which yields MAKSGNLVSLNAAMPIQVKHGNKEVLTGIFKLPVQERLHLGKLGLTGDGQGDLVHHGGEDKAVCVYSEQHFPYWEREWGQAPEAGAFGENFTVSAMTEEQLSIGDVLRIGGAVVQVSQPRQPCFKLAMKHGRPDLALKVQSSGYTGYYFRVLQEGDVGCGDELILESAHPAGVTIAEANRVMHRDKTDLVVIRRLLDISELSKSWRDTLTARLAKGEVHQ from the coding sequence ATGGCGAAATCGGGAAATTTGGTATCGCTAAATGCAGCGATGCCCATTCAAGTGAAGCATGGAAATAAAGAAGTGCTGACAGGCATCTTCAAGCTTCCTGTTCAGGAGCGTCTGCATCTGGGGAAATTGGGTCTGACCGGCGACGGGCAGGGCGATCTCGTTCATCACGGCGGAGAGGATAAGGCGGTTTGCGTATATTCGGAGCAGCATTTCCCATACTGGGAACGCGAATGGGGACAGGCGCCGGAAGCGGGGGCGTTCGGAGAAAATTTCACGGTAAGCGCGATGACGGAGGAGCAGCTGTCCATTGGCGACGTGCTGCGTATTGGCGGAGCCGTCGTGCAGGTGAGCCAGCCTCGTCAGCCATGCTTCAAGCTGGCTATGAAGCATGGACGCCCGGATCTTGCGCTGAAGGTGCAAAGCAGCGGATATACCGGCTATTATTTCCGCGTCCTGCAAGAAGGCGACGTTGGGTGCGGGGATGAGTTGATTCTGGAGTCGGCACATCCCGCGGGTGTGACCATCGCGGAAGCGAACCGTGTCATGCACCGGGACAAGACGGATCTGGTCGTCATTCGAAGGCTGCTCGACATTAGCGAGCTGTCGAAGAGCTGGCGGGATACGCTCACTGCCAGACTGGCGAAAGGCGAAGTCCATCAATAA
- a CDS encoding amino acid permease produces MAVIIGFLLFIAVCALSVFIGFAVHRKQRLSLHQSLATHTPYVRFMQDKHDLNRLGIAQQLTRSLNGFSAFGWSFSNMSVLCGAAFLMAPAAAAGGPAVIGFGWPILGMFSLMVACSLASQASALPTAGGSYHWSAAYGGIRLRLLSGWLYAGGSILLLAATNVMVGVWLNDMLAATFGYESRLWILCAIIVFLYLTQSAVCMRGTLSLGRIFAGTSWLQAAAVIGIIAYLAISQWPALYPMDILFQAKHPLDSTAGSQTSFSFMAGLILLARMFLGAGSAGHAAEETVDPRISTPWAIYLSVVYTFIFGFVLFAFLLLHYPSALGEHTPWFIATEWLFAAWQEWKWIMNPIAVAVIAWIGWSSGLSAMTTGSRMWFTMARDESVPLAPWFAVISERFRTPYRSVLLIAVTACAVTVPIVIVMALGRAGDAYIFQLLALSLFAIHFAYAAPIALKLRAGSKGAPSLPAGPWALGRWGLPVDIAALAWLLITGLCALSLVHLPILLSAGCAVVLILAAIEVKRRGIIGKEPHRTMGTITFSKRTADEMIRIERKFPQY; encoded by the coding sequence TTGGCTGTCATTATCGGATTTCTCTTATTTATCGCGGTCTGTGCGCTTTCGGTCTTTATCGGTTTTGCCGTTCACCGGAAACAGCGGCTATCGCTTCATCAATCGCTGGCGACGCATACGCCGTATGTTCGTTTTATGCAGGACAAACATGATTTGAACCGCCTTGGAATCGCCCAGCAGCTAACGCGCTCGCTGAACGGGTTCTCGGCCTTCGGTTGGTCTTTTTCCAATATGTCCGTCCTATGCGGCGCGGCTTTTCTGATGGCGCCTGCGGCAGCAGCCGGAGGACCGGCGGTCATCGGTTTCGGTTGGCCGATATTGGGCATGTTCTCCCTTATGGTTGCCTGCTCGCTCGCTTCGCAAGCATCAGCGTTGCCGACGGCAGGCGGAAGTTATCACTGGTCCGCCGCGTACGGCGGCATTCGGCTTCGTCTGCTGTCCGGATGGCTGTATGCCGGAGGATCCATTCTGCTGTTAGCCGCGACGAATGTAATGGTGGGGGTCTGGTTAAACGATATGCTCGCAGCGACTTTCGGTTATGAATCTCGTCTATGGATCCTCTGTGCGATTATTGTGTTTCTGTATCTTACTCAATCAGCCGTATGTATGAGAGGGACGCTATCGCTGGGTCGTATCTTCGCCGGAACTTCATGGCTGCAAGCGGCGGCAGTAATAGGCATCATCGCGTATCTTGCCATATCGCAATGGCCGGCGCTATACCCGATGGATATTTTGTTTCAGGCGAAGCATCCGCTCGATTCAACGGCGGGCAGCCAGACATCATTCTCCTTCATGGCGGGGCTGATACTGCTGGCAAGGATGTTTCTGGGGGCAGGAAGCGCGGGCCATGCAGCGGAAGAGACGGTGGATCCTCGAATCAGCACGCCATGGGCTATTTATTTGTCCGTCGTATATACATTCATATTCGGCTTCGTCTTGTTTGCGTTCCTCCTCCTTCATTACCCATCTGCGCTTGGCGAACATACGCCATGGTTCATTGCGACAGAGTGGTTGTTTGCCGCATGGCAGGAATGGAAGTGGATCATGAATCCGATTGCGGTTGCGGTCATTGCATGGATCGGCTGGAGCAGCGGTTTAAGCGCCATGACCACCGGATCGCGAATGTGGTTCACAATGGCAAGAGACGAGTCGGTTCCGCTGGCCCCTTGGTTTGCGGTCATTTCGGAGCGGTTTCGCACTCCGTATCGTTCCGTTCTGTTGATTGCAGTAACCGCGTGTGCGGTGACGGTGCCGATTGTCATCGTTATGGCGTTAGGGAGAGCGGGAGACGCTTACATTTTCCAACTGCTCGCGCTTAGCTTATTTGCCATTCATTTCGCATACGCGGCCCCAATCGCACTGAAACTCCGTGCCGGATCGAAAGGAGCCCCTTCATTGCCTGCAGGCCCATGGGCGTTGGGACGGTGGGGGCTGCCGGTAGATATTGCGGCCCTGGCATGGCTGCTAATAACGGGATTATGCGCGCTTTCACTTGTTCACCTGCCGATCCTGCTCTCGGCCGGATGCGCCGTTGTCTTGATTCTAGCCGCAATTGAAGTCAAGCGCCGGGGAATAATCGGGAAAGAGCCGCACAGAACGATGGGAACGATAACGTTCAGCAAGCGGACTGCGGATGAAATGATTCGAATTGAGCGAAAATTTCCGCAATATTAA
- a CDS encoding response regulator, with protein sequence MLYLLILLPAIIVITMVIIMSQRRLDRNKPVIIREPQPLFEFDPPLTPPFEPSDDFSEETQLLRNEGVQADYTVLIVDDQPAIRMLLRELFELEGIAVFEAPHGRTAIELVKRAHIDFILLDLKMPDMDGIEALRAIREINPHVHVAMITAYGDPDKLEAAQQLGVLASFTKPFDIDIVKKFVISKMKS encoded by the coding sequence ATGTTATATTTGCTCATCCTATTGCCGGCGATCATCGTTATCACGATGGTCATTATTATGTCCCAGCGCCGGCTGGATCGGAACAAACCGGTCATCATCCGTGAGCCTCAGCCATTATTCGAATTCGATCCGCCGCTTACGCCTCCGTTCGAACCAAGCGACGATTTCTCTGAGGAGACGCAGCTGCTTCGGAATGAAGGCGTTCAGGCTGATTATACCGTGCTGATCGTCGATGACCAGCCGGCGATTCGAATGCTCCTCCGCGAGCTGTTTGAGCTTGAAGGGATTGCAGTATTCGAAGCTCCCCACGGCCGGACTGCGATCGAGCTCGTGAAGCGTGCGCATATTGATTTTATATTGCTGGATCTCAAGATGCCGGATATGGACGGGATCGAAGCGCTGAGAGCGATTCGCGAGATCAACCCCCACGTACATGTTGCGATGATTACCGCATATGGCGACCCGGATAAGCTGGAAGCTGCGCAGCAGCTTGGCGTGCTTGCATCTTTTACGAAGCCGTTCGATATCGATATCGTGAAGAAGTTCGTCATATCCAAGATGAAATCGTAA
- a CDS encoding DUF3298 and DUF4163 domain-containing protein, which yields MAFQFPAIIHPHRVTFPKAELWIPIVSGLHNAAAHRAINETIKQHVSQLVADQGSLDDPRSEMQGYFEIKNNQKNVLSLSLFNYAYTGGAHGLTLQQSLTFDMGNGKSYTLAELFKSGSRYISRLSDIIESQIESRQIATIEPFNAIRHDQPFYIADRTLVIYFALYELTPYAFGFPYFPISVYDLTDIINPNGPLAPMTVNN from the coding sequence ATGGCCTTTCAATTCCCAGCCATAATCCATCCGCACCGCGTAACCTTTCCGAAAGCGGAGCTGTGGATTCCTATCGTCAGCGGCCTGCACAATGCTGCGGCACACCGCGCAATCAATGAAACGATAAAGCAGCATGTAAGCCAGTTGGTTGCCGATCAAGGATCGCTCGATGACCCGCGTTCGGAGATGCAAGGTTATTTTGAGATCAAAAACAATCAGAAAAACGTACTCAGCCTTTCTCTATTCAATTATGCCTATACGGGCGGTGCACACGGTTTGACGCTGCAGCAGTCGCTTACGTTCGATATGGGAAACGGTAAATCCTATACGCTTGCCGAGCTGTTCAAGTCTGGAAGCCGTTATATAAGCCGATTATCGGATATAATCGAGTCCCAGATCGAGTCGCGCCAAATTGCTACGATCGAGCCGTTCAATGCTATTCGTCACGACCAGCCTTTCTACATTGCCGATCGAACCCTTGTCATCTATTTTGCACTGTATGAATTGACCCCTTATGCCTTCGGATTTCCATATTTCCCGATTTCGGTCTATGACCTGACGGATATTATTAATCCGAATGGTCCGTTAGCGCCGATGACCGTTAATAATTAA
- a CDS encoding phosphonate ABC transporter ATP-binding protein, which yields MIRVSELSKQIPGGPRVLTGISLDIQPGEFIAIKGASGSGKSMLLRCLALREKWSGGQYIVDDVDIFKRGLAGKMKIRREMAYMEEKPVLIPNRTALKNVLIGAAYQTPVWRRVTGMVRSDDYMGAMDMVEKVGLLDKAHQKADKLSGGEKQRVAIARALVHGAKTLLADEPVSGLDPHASEQVLSDLKRLCTLQGISVVAVLHQGDWAERFADRIIGLNNGRLVLDIKGRRMTEREKMLL from the coding sequence ATGATTAGAGTGTCCGAGTTATCGAAGCAAATACCCGGCGGCCCGCGTGTACTGACGGGAATCAGCCTTGACATCCAGCCAGGCGAATTTATTGCGATCAAGGGAGCAAGCGGGAGCGGCAAGTCGATGCTGCTGCGCTGCCTGGCATTGCGGGAGAAGTGGAGCGGCGGACAATATATTGTCGATGACGTGGACATCTTCAAGAGGGGTCTTGCGGGCAAGATGAAGATTCGCCGCGAGATGGCCTATATGGAAGAGAAGCCGGTCCTCATTCCGAACCGTACCGCATTGAAGAACGTGCTGATCGGCGCAGCTTACCAAACGCCAGTATGGCGCCGAGTAACGGGGATGGTGCGCAGCGATGATTATATGGGTGCAATGGATATGGTCGAGAAGGTGGGTCTGCTGGACAAGGCGCACCAGAAGGCGGATAAGCTGAGCGGAGGAGAGAAGCAGCGGGTAGCGATTGCCAGAGCGCTCGTTCACGGAGCGAAGACGTTGTTGGCCGATGAACCGGTGTCCGGATTGGACCCGCATGCTTCGGAGCAGGTTCTATCCGACCTGAAGCGGTTGTGCACCCTGCAGGGAATTTCAGTCGTAGCCGTGCTGCATCAGGGCGATTGGGCCGAGCGCTTCGCCGACCGTATCATCGGATTGAACAATGGCCGGCTTGTGCTGGATATTAAAGGCAGACGCATGACGGAGAGGGAGAAAATGCTGCTGTAA
- a CDS encoding HAD family hydrolase — translation MKQTLLFDLDDTLIYCNKYFYSVIDQFVQDMTAWFHGYNLTGTAVRDKQTEIDLARIKVDGFKSDHFPQSFIDTYRHFSSLYGRARSAVEEDFLWKLGRSVYEHQVEPYPMMEETLDSLASQGHELHLYTGGELLIQERKIKQMRLELYFGSRIYIRSHKNIEAMEEILSTGGFDRTTTWMIGNSIRTDVVPALTAGIHAIHMKSDSEWVYNITGIDVIPKGAFYTLDQLSDVPKTINEYLRERS, via the coding sequence ATGAAGCAAACCCTTCTATTCGACTTGGATGATACGCTAATCTATTGCAACAAATATTTCTACTCGGTCATCGATCAATTCGTTCAGGACATGACCGCCTGGTTTCATGGTTATAACCTGACCGGAACGGCGGTTCGCGACAAGCAAACCGAAATCGATCTCGCCCGTATCAAGGTGGATGGATTCAAGAGCGATCATTTCCCGCAATCATTCATCGACACCTACCGGCACTTCTCTTCTCTGTATGGCCGTGCCCGGTCGGCGGTCGAGGAGGATTTCTTATGGAAGCTGGGACGCAGCGTATACGAGCATCAGGTAGAGCCTTACCCGATGATGGAAGAAACACTGGACAGTCTCGCCAGTCAAGGCCACGAGCTACATCTCTATACCGGCGGCGAGCTGCTTATACAGGAACGCAAGATTAAGCAGATGCGGCTCGAACTATATTTCGGTTCGCGTATTTACATCCGTTCCCATAAGAATATCGAGGCGATGGAAGAAATTCTGTCGACGGGCGGATTCGACCGGACAACGACCTGGATGATCGGCAACTCGATCCGGACGGACGTTGTACCTGCCCTTACAGCAGGCATCCATGCCATTCATATGAAGAGCGATTCGGAATGGGTCTACAACATCACCGGTATTGATGTCATTCCCAAGGGCGCTTTCTACACGTTGGACCAGCTCAGTGACGTACCGAAGACGATAAATGAATACTTAAGAGAACGCTCTTGA
- a CDS encoding type IA DNA topoisomerase — MGKVLIIAEKPDMGRTIAAVIDPKAQNKRSYLEGERHIITWAIGHLVGLAEPDQYDAKYKRWNESDLPIIPDRFKLWPNPRTKDQLKTIGELAKRCNRLVNACDAGREGQLIFHLIRQYLKLSQPVDRLWISDLTPETIRRGFDTLRSDGEYDALTRAARARSEADWLVGMNASRAFTIRHRTLLSVGRVQTPVLALLYDRHKEITAFNSETFFIVQAQFLQQDFGYKGIWQGDRLTEREKAEAIAAKVKGKPGRIISYETNETKEYPYRLYDLTLLQREANGKLGYPAKKTLDIAQSLYEKHKVITYPRTSSNYVTEETIPVMGNVLNMLKQTAYGELAAGADRSRVHKGNKAVCNPAKVEDHHAILPTPKRPGTLSSEEQALYDMIVRRFLSHYYPPAVYNNHEVLTEVEQETFRTRAKEQLDPGWRVVLSGDDSEPAKSKSRKKKGEEQADDAEDELELTDRPFSVDASRPVQCEKAEAVEKATTPPKPYTEGTLLKAMEGAGKSIEDDELREAMKQTGLGTPATRAATIERLKQVGYIKPAGKRLDITTKGCAAIELIRGAGVDLLASPEMTGRWEQRLHQISRGEASDEQFMMKVKQFAEMIVGKVKLQRPADASLFGDEKEQKSRGGKAAGRSKGTSAKRESGTGTTDRKPKAAAAKPAEAAGSPSVIAACPRPGCGGSLIEGKRGYGCIRFKEGCSFVIWKEQNGRTITAAMAKALATSGVTRKQTFKIKDGHTLSGKWELTDSAKGTISFIEMKD; from the coding sequence ATGGGCAAGGTATTAATCATTGCAGAAAAACCCGATATGGGCCGCACGATTGCGGCCGTTATCGATCCGAAAGCGCAGAATAAACGCAGCTACCTGGAAGGGGAGCGGCATATCATAACGTGGGCGATCGGACACCTGGTCGGTCTGGCCGAGCCGGATCAATACGATGCGAAGTATAAACGATGGAATGAATCGGATCTGCCGATTATCCCGGATCGGTTCAAGCTGTGGCCGAACCCGCGCACGAAGGATCAGCTGAAGACGATCGGAGAGCTGGCCAAGCGCTGCAACAGGCTCGTGAACGCATGCGATGCCGGGCGCGAGGGGCAGCTTATTTTTCATCTGATCCGCCAATATTTGAAGCTGTCGCAGCCGGTAGACCGACTCTGGATATCCGACTTGACCCCGGAGACGATACGGCGCGGCTTCGATACGCTGCGCAGCGACGGGGAGTATGACGCTTTGACACGGGCGGCGCGCGCACGCAGCGAAGCCGATTGGCTTGTCGGAATGAATGCCTCCCGCGCGTTCACGATCCGCCATCGGACCTTGCTATCGGTAGGCCGGGTCCAGACGCCGGTGCTTGCGCTGCTCTATGACCGTCATAAAGAGATTACGGCATTCAACAGCGAGACCTTTTTTATTGTACAGGCCCAATTCTTGCAGCAGGATTTCGGCTATAAGGGTATCTGGCAGGGCGACCGATTGACGGAACGGGAGAAAGCGGAGGCGATCGCCGCTAAAGTGAAAGGCAAGCCTGGCCGAATCATCAGCTACGAGACGAACGAAACGAAGGAATACCCTTACCGGCTCTACGACCTGACCTTGCTTCAACGGGAAGCGAACGGCAAATTGGGATACCCGGCGAAGAAGACGCTGGATATTGCGCAGTCTCTATATGAGAAGCACAAGGTGATTACTTATCCGCGGACCAGCTCCAACTATGTCACGGAAGAAACCATACCTGTCATGGGCAATGTGCTGAACATGCTGAAGCAGACCGCATACGGAGAATTGGCAGCCGGCGCAGACCGCAGCCGCGTGCACAAAGGGAATAAGGCGGTATGCAATCCGGCCAAGGTCGAGGATCATCACGCCATTCTGCCTACCCCCAAGCGCCCCGGTACCTTGAGCTCGGAAGAGCAGGCGCTGTACGATATGATCGTCCGTCGGTTTCTATCGCACTATTATCCGCCTGCCGTGTACAACAATCATGAAGTCTTGACGGAGGTCGAACAGGAGACGTTTCGCACCCGGGCGAAGGAGCAGCTGGATCCCGGCTGGCGCGTCGTGCTAAGCGGAGACGATTCGGAGCCGGCGAAATCGAAGAGTCGCAAGAAGAAGGGCGAGGAGCAGGCCGATGATGCGGAAGACGAGCTTGAACTGACCGATCGGCCTTTCTCCGTCGATGCTTCAAGGCCTGTACAATGCGAGAAAGCAGAAGCCGTCGAGAAAGCGACGACCCCACCTAAGCCTTATACGGAGGGTACGCTCCTGAAAGCGATGGAGGGGGCTGGCAAGTCGATCGAAGACGACGAGCTGCGCGAGGCGATGAAGCAGACCGGCCTCGGAACGCCGGCCACGAGGGCGGCAACGATCGAGCGGTTGAAGCAGGTCGGGTACATCAAGCCGGCAGGCAAACGGCTGGATATAACGACGAAGGGCTGCGCGGCTATCGAGCTGATCCGGGGCGCGGGCGTCGATCTGTTGGCTTCGCCGGAGATGACGGGACGCTGGGAGCAGAGGCTGCATCAAATTTCCAGAGGCGAGGCGTCGGATGAGCAATTCATGATGAAGGTGAAGCAATTTGCCGAGATGATTGTCGGCAAGGTGAAGCTGCAGCGGCCAGCCGATGCGAGTCTGTTCGGAGATGAGAAGGAGCAGAAGTCAAGAGGCGGTAAAGCCGCGGGCAGGTCAAAGGGCACAAGCGCGAAGCGGGAGAGCGGCACGGGCACGACGGACCGCAAGCCCAAAGCGGCGGCCGCAAAGCCTGCGGAAGCCGCTGGCTCGCCCTCTGTGATCGCAGCATGTCCCCGTCCCGGATGCGGCGGTTCGCTTATCGAAGGCAAACGGGGCTACGGTTGTATCCGGTTCAAGGAGGGCTGCTCGTTCGTCATATGGAAAGAGCAGAACGGCAGAACGATTACGGCAGCTATGGCCAAGGCGTTGGCGACGAGCGGGGTCACCCGCAAGCAAACTTTCAAGATTAAGGACGGCCATACGCTTTCGGGAAAATGGGAGCTGACCGATTCTGCGAAAGGAACGATTTCGTTTATCGAAATGAAGGACTAG
- a CDS encoding glutamate synthase subunit beta, whose product MSTPTGFMDYRRELPADRDPLERVKDWEEFHKHFSEDQLRTQGARCMDCGTPYCHTGIELPGGTSGCPVNNLIPEWNNLIYRGLWRDALDRLHKTNNFPEFTGRVCPAPCEGSCTVGLIGDAVTIKTIEQAIIDKGFDEGWVVPQPPKVRTGKRVAVVGSGPAGLACAAQLNKAGHSVTVFERADRIGGLLTYGIPAMKLDKKVVQRRVDLLEAEGIEFITNTEIGTDVKAEQLVSDYDAVVLCGGSTKAREVEIEGRQLGGIHLAMDYLNSSIKSYLDSDMTDGNYISAKDKNVIVIGGGDTGTDCVATALRHGCKSVTQFGTHAKAPLERDMINNPWPQFPNVYTLDYAQEEARAIFGEDPRAFSVLTKKFVGDENGNVKELHTVQIERTVDETGRKIYKEIPGTEKVWPADIVMIAVGFEGPENLLIDQLGLEQDRRSNVKAAYGKYTTSVDKVFAAGDMRRGQSLVVWAINEGREAAREVDRYLVGSTMLP is encoded by the coding sequence ATGTCTACACCTACTGGATTTATGGACTACAGACGCGAGCTGCCCGCTGACCGCGACCCGCTGGAGCGGGTTAAGGACTGGGAAGAATTTCATAAGCATTTCAGCGAGGATCAACTGCGTACGCAAGGCGCGCGCTGCATGGACTGCGGCACACCTTATTGTCATACGGGCATCGAGCTTCCCGGAGGGACATCCGGCTGTCCGGTCAACAATTTGATCCCGGAGTGGAACAATTTGATCTATCGCGGCCTTTGGCGAGATGCGCTTGACCGTTTGCACAAAACAAACAATTTTCCCGAATTTACGGGACGCGTCTGCCCGGCTCCTTGCGAAGGCTCGTGTACAGTAGGGCTGATTGGCGACGCTGTAACGATCAAGACGATCGAACAGGCTATTATCGATAAAGGCTTCGACGAGGGCTGGGTTGTTCCGCAGCCGCCCAAGGTGCGCACAGGCAAACGCGTAGCGGTCGTCGGATCAGGCCCTGCAGGACTTGCATGCGCCGCACAGCTGAATAAAGCCGGTCATTCGGTTACTGTGTTCGAACGTGCCGACCGGATCGGCGGGTTGTTGACATACGGCATTCCCGCTATGAAGCTGGATAAGAAAGTCGTTCAGCGCCGCGTCGATTTGCTTGAAGCGGAAGGCATTGAATTTATTACGAATACCGAGATCGGCACAGATGTAAAAGCCGAACAGCTCGTTAGCGATTATGATGCGGTCGTTCTCTGCGGCGGGTCGACAAAAGCCCGTGAAGTCGAGATTGAAGGACGGCAGCTGGGCGGAATCCATCTGGCGATGGACTACTTGAACAGTTCGATCAAGAGCTATCTCGATTCCGATATGACAGACGGCAATTATATTTCAGCCAAAGACAAGAACGTCATCGTCATCGGCGGCGGAGATACGGGGACGGACTGCGTTGCGACAGCGCTCCGTCACGGCTGCAAATCGGTTACGCAGTTCGGAACGCATGCGAAGGCGCCTCTGGAGCGCGATATGATAAACAATCCATGGCCTCAATTCCCGAACGTGTATACGCTCGATTATGCGCAAGAGGAGGCGCGTGCCATCTTCGGTGAAGATCCTCGCGCATTCTCGGTCCTAACGAAGAAATTCGTAGGCGACGAGAACGGCAATGTGAAAGAGCTTCACACGGTACAAATCGAGCGGACGGTCGATGAGACAGGCCGTAAAATTTATAAAGAGATTCCAGGAACAGAGAAAGTGTGGCCGGCCGATATCGTAATGATAGCCGTCGGATTCGAAGGGCCGGAAAATCTGCTGATCGACCAGCTTGGCTTGGAACAGGATCGCCGTTCCAACGTGAAGGCTGCGTATGGCAAATATACGACCAGCGTCGATAAAGTATTTGCTGCAGGCGATATGCGCCGCGGACAAAGCCTGGTTGTATGGGCCATTAACGAAGGACGCGAAGCTGCGCGTGAAGTCGACCGGTATTTAGTGGGATCAACCATGCTGCCTTAA